In one SAR324 cluster bacterium genomic region, the following are encoded:
- a CDS encoding cyclic peptide export ABC transporter, producing the protein MELLRLLQEHNPEKFRLLIGSSILTGGLMSWLFSFLAGSIAYYENQEISIRPNLFIIGWILWMVSYRFQQNQLLQMVHEILEKIRNGILDHLRKISLRDFEKIEKSQINNVLTYDMDVILDASHVLAYLLTDFVIFLGVLIFLAWISFKVALITALIMLVCIVVYYLHQTSIQTFIEKGREQERQLFNAIQHQIFGFKELRMNDAKNDDYYHLELCRELDQMRDVKIKVGTEFDKNYLFTLLFWNFLIIIVVYVLPTFGVITKEVMIAAVAIVLYIPLWRLMEAVPLVTTANLSVRKILELEDEIMDLRQESLTGTEAFVQEELTEIRFEEIQFEYLDAQKKHLFTLGPINLTFQPGNIYFITGGNGSGKSTLVKVLTGLYTPGKGAVYRNTHLIPAGVQREWISAVFSDYHLFDRVYSDQPVNTDQMKELLSKMHLDHKTEFHEDKFSNYSLSSGQRRRLALILALIEEKPVYVFDEWAADQDPVFRDAFYHEFLPQLKARGKIVIVVSHDDHYYDLADQQIRMEEGKLVT; encoded by the coding sequence ATGGAACTCCTTCGTTTACTTCAGGAACATAATCCTGAAAAATTTCGTTTATTGATAGGATCCTCCATTCTCACCGGGGGATTGATGAGTTGGCTGTTTTCTTTTCTGGCTGGTTCTATCGCCTATTATGAAAATCAGGAAATATCCATACGCCCGAATCTGTTCATTATAGGCTGGATATTGTGGATGGTCAGCTATCGTTTTCAACAGAACCAGCTTCTTCAAATGGTTCACGAAATTCTTGAAAAAATACGCAACGGAATACTGGATCATTTACGAAAAATCTCTTTGCGGGATTTTGAGAAAATTGAAAAATCCCAGATCAACAATGTGTTAACCTATGATATGGATGTTATTCTTGATGCCTCCCATGTATTAGCTTATCTGCTCACCGATTTTGTGATCTTTCTGGGGGTTCTGATTTTTCTGGCCTGGATCTCGTTCAAGGTCGCGCTGATCACTGCCCTTATTATGCTGGTTTGTATCGTTGTTTATTATCTGCATCAGACAAGTATTCAAACCTTTATTGAGAAAGGCCGAGAGCAGGAACGCCAACTCTTCAACGCGATTCAGCATCAGATTTTCGGTTTTAAGGAACTGCGCATGAATGACGCGAAAAATGATGATTACTATCATCTTGAATTGTGTCGTGAACTGGATCAAATGAGGGATGTCAAAATAAAGGTAGGAACCGAATTTGACAAGAATTACCTCTTTACCCTCCTGTTCTGGAATTTTCTGATCATCATTGTGGTGTATGTATTGCCCACGTTCGGCGTTATCACCAAAGAGGTCATGATCGCCGCGGTCGCTATTGTTTTATATATTCCCTTATGGCGTTTGATGGAGGCTGTGCCGCTGGTAACCACTGCAAACCTTTCTGTGCGGAAGATCCTTGAGTTGGAAGATGAAATTATGGACTTACGACAGGAATCCTTGACCGGCACTGAAGCGTTTGTTCAGGAAGAGTTGACTGAGATCCGGTTTGAAGAGATCCAGTTTGAATATCTTGATGCTCAGAAGAAACACCTGTTCACCCTGGGGCCGATAAACCTGACCTTTCAACCGGGCAATATTTATTTCATCACTGGCGGCAATGGCAGCGGAAAATCTACGTTAGTGAAAGTGCTCACGGGATTATATACGCCAGGTAAGGGCGCTGTTTACAGAAACACCCATCTCATACCCGCGGGAGTTCAGCGCGAATGGATTTCCGCGGTATTTTCTGATTATCATCTGTTTGACAGGGTTTATTCTGACCAGCCCGTAAATACCGATCAAATGAAAGAATTGTTGTCTAAAATGCACCTGGATCATAAAACTGAATTTCACGAAGATAAATTTTCAAATTACAGTTTATCTTCAGGCCAGCGACGTCGACTGGCCTTGATACTGGCCTTGATTGAAGAAAAACCGGTCTATGTGTTCGATGAATGGGCCGCCGATCAGGATCCCGTGTTTCGGGATGCGTTTTATCATGAATTTCTTCCACAGTTAAAAGCCAGGGGGAAGATCGTGATTGTGGTTTCACATGATGATCATTATTATGATCTCGCAGATCAACAGATCAGGATGGAAGAAGGAAAGTTGGTGACATGA
- a CDS encoding cyclic nucleotide-binding domain-containing protein: MRPIIERVLYLKNIQVFSGISDEMLGEMAIRFEELKVYSEEVLIRNGDTMTNLFLVLSGQIGIYGQEKCLEVLDRGAYVGQLAILAPHESKITMIAHEDSELLTLNAVAFLDFANEYVEVGLNIITILCECIQGSRKIMKTF, encoded by the coding sequence ATGAGACCAATAATTGAACGTGTGCTGTATTTAAAGAACATCCAGGTTTTTTCCGGAATTTCTGATGAAATGCTGGGAGAAATGGCAATCCGGTTTGAAGAATTGAAGGTTTACTCGGAAGAAGTGTTGATCCGGAATGGTGATACCATGACAAACCTGTTTCTGGTTCTCTCAGGACAGATCGGTATATACGGACAGGAAAAATGTCTGGAGGTGCTGGACCGTGGCGCATACGTAGGACAATTGGCGATTCTGGCTCCTCACGAAAGCAAAATAACCATGATAGCGCATGAAGATAGCGAATTGCTGACTTTAAACGCTGTCGCGTTTCTGGATTTCGCCAATGAATATGTGGAGGTTGGACTGAATATTATCACTATCCTTTGTGAATGCATTCAGGGTTCCAGAAAAATTATGAAAACCTTTTAA
- a CDS encoding cyclic peptide export ABC transporter: MNLTNLFGKENQKEKIKLLSLSAIAGISGGGLVIVINDSTRDLQWDVSDIYFLGVYLVCSIIYVSSKWFALNRNTRLIHFTMQQVRQRIGNALRQSELSELERYQISDLYMTMTKDARSISRAARYHINLLQTYTLVGFCFLYVVHLSSSVAIAVFITFLMGLGVYSGSRYLIAGEQKSMSDTESRFFHVMGQLLDGFKELKLSEKKSNFFFSNELMPLAKQLKNQGINSSRLFGKTELFLDGAFFMFLATEIFIFSIFLPLQTVTEIMTAIVMCWGPVRMFNTSLPFITTGDAALDRLYKLDEMLRNQKPELSDYVSIRPKINPEIHSLRLENVQFQYPEEEGFVIGPVNMTLRSGHITFLVGGNGSGKSTLVKIITGLYEPSAGQIFLNESIVSLRDYRYLSSCIFSDYHLFEGLYGIENIQAEQIYSLLDEMALNNKTDWGNGKFSNIKLSAGQRKRLAMIGALLEDMPIVIFDEWAAEQDHKFRLYFYETLLPRLKQQNKVILVISHDDRFFHLADTILTMEQGQISNGTPSFTSGT; encoded by the coding sequence ATGAATCTGACAAATCTGTTTGGCAAAGAGAATCAGAAAGAAAAAATCAAATTGTTGAGTTTGTCCGCGATCGCGGGGATCTCCGGTGGCGGACTGGTGATTGTTATTAATGATTCCACAAGAGACCTGCAGTGGGATGTATCTGATATTTATTTTCTAGGAGTGTATCTGGTATGTTCCATCATTTATGTAAGCAGTAAATGGTTTGCGCTGAACAGGAATACGCGATTAATTCATTTTACGATGCAGCAAGTGAGACAACGCATCGGGAACGCGTTACGCCAGTCGGAACTGTCTGAGTTGGAACGGTATCAGATTTCAGATCTCTACATGACCATGACCAAGGACGCACGGTCCATTTCCCGGGCCGCGCGTTATCATATCAATCTGCTACAGACCTATACGCTTGTGGGATTCTGTTTCCTGTATGTTGTCCATCTTTCCTCTTCTGTCGCGATCGCGGTGTTCATTACTTTTCTCATGGGTCTGGGGGTTTACTCAGGAAGTCGATATTTGATAGCGGGTGAGCAGAAATCCATGTCAGACACCGAATCCCGCTTCTTTCATGTGATGGGGCAGTTGCTGGATGGCTTTAAGGAACTCAAATTAAGCGAAAAAAAAAGTAATTTCTTTTTTTCCAATGAATTGATGCCCCTGGCCAAGCAACTAAAAAATCAGGGAATAAATTCTTCACGGTTATTCGGTAAAACTGAATTATTTCTGGATGGCGCCTTTTTTATGTTTCTGGCTACAGAAATTTTCATTTTTTCCATATTTCTGCCATTACAGACTGTAACTGAAATCATGACAGCGATTGTCATGTGCTGGGGGCCTGTCAGAATGTTCAATACGTCCTTGCCCTTTATCACAACGGGCGATGCCGCACTGGATCGGTTGTATAAGCTGGATGAAATGTTACGCAATCAGAAACCCGAACTGTCGGACTATGTCTCTATCCGTCCCAAAATCAATCCTGAGATCCATTCACTGCGTCTGGAGAATGTTCAGTTTCAATATCCGGAAGAGGAAGGCTTTGTCATCGGACCAGTCAATATGACATTGAGATCGGGTCATATCACCTTTCTGGTTGGGGGGAATGGCAGTGGAAAATCGACGCTTGTTAAAATCATCACCGGACTTTATGAACCATCCGCAGGACAGATTTTCTTGAATGAATCCATCGTCTCTTTGCGCGATTATCGCTATTTATCATCCTGTATTTTTTCGGATTATCATTTGTTTGAAGGGTTATACGGCATTGAAAATATTCAGGCAGAACAGATCTATTCGCTGTTGGATGAGATGGCTCTCAACAACAAAACGGATTGGGGAAATGGAAAATTTTCTAATATAAAGCTCTCCGCCGGGCAAAGAAAAAGACTCGCGATGATTGGGGCATTGCTTGAGGATATGCCTATTGTGATTTTTGATGAATGGGCCGCGGAACAGGATCATAAATTTCGTTTGTACTTTTATGAAACACTGCTTCCTCGCTTAAAACAGCAAAACAAAGTGATTCTTGTCATTAGTCATGATGATCGTTTCTTTCATCTTGCCGATACAATATTAACCATGGAGCAAGGGCAAATCAGCAATGGAACTCCTTCGTTTACTTCAGGAACATAA
- a CDS encoding DUF697 domain-containing protein: protein MADNNEAKKSRTTSKTPVSSETETNSTETSTKEKVSSEKEMKADLIIHRNVLWSMGGGAIPLPLVDIVAVSAVQIKMLSEISALYEVSFNKNTGKNLTAALIGGIGTDALGKISFSMLKVFPVWGTAVGIVSFPMFAGASTYAVGRVFVRHFESGGDFLNFDPEKYKGYYKDMLEKGKTLVKKLKPNKKESAEEKAATPDTTKPEASAV from the coding sequence ATGGCTGATAATAATGAAGCGAAAAAATCGAGAACCACATCCAAAACACCGGTTTCTTCCGAAACAGAAACAAATTCGACGGAAACCTCAACCAAGGAAAAGGTGTCCTCAGAAAAAGAAATGAAGGCCGATCTGATCATTCATCGCAATGTTCTCTGGTCGATGGGTGGCGGGGCCATTCCTCTACCTCTTGTAGACATTGTGGCAGTGAGCGCAGTGCAGATAAAAATGCTGTCAGAAATTTCAGCGTTATATGAGGTTTCTTTTAATAAAAATACTGGAAAGAATTTGACTGCGGCACTTATTGGCGGAATTGGAACCGATGCCTTGGGAAAAATCAGCTTTAGCATGTTAAAAGTTTTTCCAGTTTGGGGAACAGCCGTGGGAATTGTTTCTTTTCCAATGTTTGCTGGAGCCTCCACCTATGCGGTTGGTCGGGTATTTGTCCGACATTTTGAATCAGGAGGAGATTTTCTGAATTTTGATCCTGAAAAATACAAAGGCTACTACAAGGATATGTTGGAAAAAGGGAAAACTTTAGTGAAAAAATTAAAACCAAACAAAAAAGAATCCGCGGAGGAGAAGGCCGCAACTCCAGATACCACCAAGCCTGAAGCGTCTGCTGTATGA
- a CDS encoding HEAT repeat domain-containing protein: protein MKWLDKLIHPEEQSTTLLLVLFSFMFMGVPWIYTGTAAQTLFIVRYGADKLPLVYASLAIVIPLTGWIFLRLRRSFSVRTLLMLWIGGFAFMTLLVFGLVTLRVEKWTVFVALVWFEVEFVMGYLLYWELLVPKIFNVRQIKNLRPILETGEIIAIIMGGLSIPWLLKIMGTPYLFLLSFVGIMIGWGLSIYLLNSHQTQQIKIIKKVSYPSRTVRELFRDTYIQTVFAVLSLSIISYYLIDLSFFKRAQNQFIYPPDFAVFLAYFMASIGAVNLLYHVWTTKWPAQLNLFVKLAVLPISLVIGSGVVVFLGLLSAGENLIFVLICTIRFMERFLHSSLFKPSSEKLFEFLSPGDRDQTQTLAETIVIRFAAGLTGIVLIAVSYYFSLMVYALLTAALVISVLWLGGIYDLSKKYQKLLKESFQHHGIIDSELKDASNIQYLKEILPDSLPSQIVLILGALGNIKDPELESFLKHYLSHSDPDVRLEVIRLIQQFAVTGLLWDLESLLDTEPEPNVRGVILETMAILGDSTNMETFNKVLSALTDSSVHVRKGAFIGLLKSGGLTGAVAAGEKLNQLIVSANPSDRKFVCKILEKVGISGYYHTLLILLKDPDINVRKSAIRAAGTMGHEKLWPVVIDSLEIPALYHSATRALINGGKTVVPLLKERFYSPDQSEALLSKLVFLFGKMKDEQSLRILVENFDYPDEDVRHHIYESLQKREYSLPRKKITEIQDRIKDEVKDAVWTLAAIRDIGDILSGKLLVNALRNEIRKNVERIFLLMSFIYPRQKIKSTFELYLSGKDNREVIHSLAVLLPKSLEKMLFPLLEELDDETRLTQLRAIFPTETLGREERLREIIQRSDQYTASWTKACALYMIGDMQLTHLGNDIVHALKANHDIQQETAIWALARCKPTALAEYVVPLLDNSTGLVFRMARDALEKITFMDYLRTPEYVAAYDSASVDWFVEILLDAAELKARRLKAAQALGSVSKRSQRELLLKGSSVTDGTIRSEILRALQRTPLLNQEIIREHLESWIKIEINDLKLVLTAYKDLKIDDSMLELRRSLAKDVTYNRTRIFILLGIAEPDSRMRDWEFQSYRFPNISLSKTDKNDVAVVLRKYSDLTEFEWLEGVLLEFELDLLIKKMKQSFPKRQASQKWIRQIAFDTQNTFRSWTRSLALKHLVNEQQTDDIADIQQLARDSDSLIQETAIWGLSVLDPDLYKREMKEWAQSSSQHLIRLAIQISHEQEIPE, encoded by the coding sequence ATGAAATGGCTCGATAAATTGATTCATCCAGAAGAACAATCCACAACACTGTTACTCGTATTGTTCTCTTTTATGTTCATGGGAGTGCCCTGGATCTATACAGGCACAGCCGCACAAACCCTGTTTATTGTCCGTTATGGCGCGGATAAACTGCCACTGGTTTATGCCTCGCTTGCGATTGTCATCCCGCTCACCGGCTGGATTTTTTTACGCCTCAGAAGGAGTTTTTCGGTGCGGACCCTGCTGATGTTATGGATTGGTGGGTTTGCGTTCATGACATTGCTGGTTTTCGGGTTGGTGACGCTCCGTGTTGAGAAATGGACTGTTTTTGTCGCGCTGGTCTGGTTTGAGGTAGAGTTTGTGATGGGATATTTACTCTACTGGGAATTACTTGTTCCAAAAATTTTTAATGTCCGTCAAATCAAAAATCTGCGTCCCATATTGGAAACAGGCGAAATCATCGCGATCATTATGGGCGGACTCAGCATACCATGGCTATTGAAAATCATGGGTACGCCGTATCTGTTTCTATTATCCTTTGTAGGCATCATGATTGGCTGGGGCCTCTCAATTTACCTTCTGAACAGCCACCAGACTCAGCAAATCAAAATCATAAAAAAAGTATCTTATCCGAGCAGAACAGTTCGTGAACTCTTCCGGGATACTTACATTCAAACAGTATTTGCCGTATTGAGTCTGTCTATTATCAGCTATTATCTGATTGATCTTTCTTTCTTCAAAAGAGCTCAGAATCAATTCATATATCCTCCTGATTTCGCGGTTTTCCTCGCTTATTTCATGGCCTCCATTGGCGCTGTCAATCTGTTGTATCATGTGTGGACAACAAAGTGGCCCGCACAATTGAATCTGTTTGTGAAATTGGCAGTGTTGCCCATTTCACTGGTCATCGGGTCCGGAGTGGTAGTATTCCTGGGCTTATTATCCGCGGGTGAAAATCTGATTTTCGTGTTGATTTGTACCATCCGGTTTATGGAGAGATTTCTGCATAGTTCTTTATTCAAACCTTCTTCAGAAAAATTATTTGAGTTTTTATCCCCCGGAGATCGCGATCAAACCCAAACCCTTGCGGAAACAATTGTCATAAGGTTTGCCGCTGGCCTTACAGGAATTGTTTTAATTGCGGTTTCTTACTATTTTTCTCTCATGGTGTATGCCCTGCTGACAGCCGCCCTGGTCATTTCGGTGCTATGGTTAGGCGGGATTTATGATTTGAGCAAAAAATATCAGAAATTATTGAAAGAATCATTTCAGCATCATGGGATTATTGATTCTGAGCTGAAAGACGCCTCCAATATTCAATATCTGAAGGAAATATTGCCTGATTCATTACCAAGTCAAATTGTTCTGATTCTGGGTGCGTTGGGAAATATTAAAGATCCTGAATTAGAATCTTTTCTAAAACACTATCTATCTCATTCTGATCCTGATGTTCGCTTGGAAGTGATCAGACTGATCCAACAATTCGCTGTTACAGGATTGCTCTGGGATCTGGAGTCACTGCTAGACACAGAACCTGAACCGAATGTCAGGGGCGTCATCTTGGAAACAATGGCTATTCTGGGTGATTCCACCAACATGGAGACCTTCAATAAGGTTTTGTCTGCCCTGACTGATTCTTCAGTACACGTCAGAAAAGGGGCTTTTATCGGATTACTCAAAAGCGGCGGCCTGACAGGTGCTGTAGCCGCCGGGGAAAAGTTGAACCAGTTGATTGTGTCCGCGAATCCGTCGGACCGGAAATTTGTGTGTAAAATTCTGGAGAAAGTGGGGATTTCAGGCTACTATCACACCCTGTTGATTTTATTGAAAGATCCGGATATCAACGTTCGGAAATCCGCAATTAGAGCGGCAGGAACCATGGGCCATGAAAAATTATGGCCTGTGGTCATTGACTCGCTGGAAATTCCAGCTTTGTATCATTCTGCGACCAGAGCATTGATCAATGGTGGTAAAACCGTGGTTCCGCTCCTTAAAGAACGGTTTTATAGTCCCGATCAATCGGAAGCACTGCTTTCCAAGTTGGTGTTCCTGTTCGGGAAAATGAAAGATGAGCAGAGTTTGCGAATACTCGTGGAAAATTTTGATTATCCCGATGAAGATGTTCGTCATCATATCTATGAATCCCTGCAAAAACGGGAATACTCTCTACCCAGGAAGAAAATCACTGAGATTCAGGATCGGATTAAGGATGAAGTGAAGGACGCTGTCTGGACATTGGCCGCAATCCGTGACATTGGCGATATCCTTTCTGGAAAATTGCTGGTCAATGCGTTACGGAATGAAATCAGGAAAAATGTTGAACGTATTTTTCTGCTGATGAGCTTCATTTATCCCAGACAAAAAATAAAATCGACTTTCGAGTTGTACCTTTCAGGGAAAGACAACAGGGAGGTCATCCATAGTCTGGCTGTGTTGTTGCCGAAATCCTTGGAAAAAATGTTATTTCCACTGCTGGAGGAGCTGGACGATGAAACCAGGCTGACTCAATTGCGGGCAATATTTCCTACTGAGACTTTGGGGAGAGAAGAACGTTTGCGTGAAATCATTCAACGGTCCGATCAGTATACGGCGTCCTGGACAAAAGCCTGTGCTCTTTATATGATAGGAGACATGCAATTGACACACTTAGGCAATGATATTGTACACGCGTTGAAGGCAAACCATGATATCCAGCAGGAAACAGCGATCTGGGCTCTTGCACGATGCAAGCCCACGGCCCTGGCAGAATATGTTGTGCCTTTACTGGATAACTCGACAGGCCTGGTTTTCAGAATGGCCAGAGATGCCCTGGAAAAAATCACTTTCATGGATTATCTGCGAACTCCGGAATATGTGGCCGCCTATGACTCAGCAAGTGTGGATTGGTTTGTTGAAATTCTGCTTGATGCCGCAGAGCTAAAGGCTAGAAGACTGAAAGCCGCACAGGCCTTAGGCTCTGTTTCCAAACGTAGCCAGCGTGAACTCCTCTTAAAGGGTTCTTCGGTTACGGATGGGACAATACGTTCTGAGATACTGCGTGCCTTGCAACGAACACCTCTGCTCAACCAGGAAATTATAAGAGAACATCTGGAGTCATGGATAAAAATTGAAATAAATGACTTAAAACTTGTGCTTACCGCCTATAAAGATCTCAAAATCGATGATTCGATGTTGGAACTTCGGCGATCCCTGGCAAAGGATGTCACCTATAACCGCACCAGAATTTTTATATTACTGGGAATTGCGGAACCGGACAGTCGCATGAGGGATTGGGAATTTCAGAGTTATCGTTTTCCGAACATTTCATTATCAAAAACAGATAAGAATGACGTGGCAGTCGTATTACGAAAATATTCTGATTTGACTGAGTTTGAATGGCTTGAAGGCGTTTTACTGGAATTTGAATTGGACCTACTGATAAAAAAAATGAAACAATCTTTTCCCAAAAGACAAGCCTCCCAGAAATGGATTCGTCAGATTGCGTTTGACACTCAAAACACTTTTCGTTCCTGGACACGCAGTCTGGCGTTGAAACACCTTGTCAATGAACAACAGACTGATGATATCGCTGACATCCAACAACTTGCCAGAGATTCTGATTCGTTAATTCAGGAAACAGCAATTTGGGGACTATCTGTTCTGGATCCGGATTTGTATAAGCGGGAAATGAAGGAATGGGCCCAGTCCTCCAGTCAGCACCTGATTCGTCTGGCAATTCAAATCTCTCATGAGCAGGAAATACCGGAATGA
- a CDS encoding cyclic nucleotide-binding domain-containing protein: MNDTPKLLKIDKIEWLKQIPLFQWIPEEYLVTISEFLHLLIIEAETMVTEKDRMNTKLFMLIDGRCQIGLENEYGILQKGEYWGCFELLTPQPAKYTILCLEKCTLLYLESDDFYRFLQDNEKPLQDVMFYLGETLRRLENEAGVSFEKKIL; the protein is encoded by the coding sequence ATGAATGACACCCCGAAATTGCTGAAAATCGATAAAATTGAATGGTTGAAACAAATTCCTCTGTTTCAATGGATTCCAGAGGAATATCTGGTCACAATCAGTGAATTTCTGCATCTGTTAATAATTGAAGCGGAAACCATGGTGACAGAAAAAGACCGAATGAACACAAAACTGTTTATGTTGATTGATGGTCGGTGTCAGATCGGCCTTGAAAATGAATATGGAATCCTGCAAAAGGGTGAGTATTGGGGGTGCTTCGAATTGCTCACCCCCCAACCTGCGAAATATACGATTTTATGCTTGGAAAAATGTACGTTACTGTATCTGGAAAGTGACGATTTTTATCGTTTCCTGCAAGACAATGAAAAACCGTTACAGGATGTGATGTTCTATCTTGGCGAAACACTGCGACGACTCGAGAATGAAGCGGGAGTTTCTTTTGAAAAAAAAATATTGTAA